Genomic segment of Geminocystis herdmanii PCC 6308:
TGGTTACGGGTTTCGATGTCTTTCAATAACTCTCTGACGGCATCTCTCATGGCTTCGATCGTATTTTCAGAAGCTGTAGTAGCTCCTCGAATTGCCCGTACATTCAACATCAACTTTTTACTCCCTTCCCAAGTTAAGTGCATATTTTCCATAGATTAAGGACGATATAGCCATAAAGGTTGACCACTGGTAGCCAATTCAAATTCTAACCAATTAATGCTAGATCCCACTTTTGATTTTACCTGAGTTCGTCCATTAAGAACACGATCGACAAAAGATTTTGGTTGTTCTATTGTATGACATTCTGTCTTGTCAGGATCAAGTTTAACTAATTCACAAGCCCAGCGAAAAGCGTCTTTTTCACTACCTAATCGATCGACTAATCCTAATTTTAAAGCCTGTTCGCCACTAAAAATGCGCCCATCGGCAAAACTTTTCACGGTTTCTACACTTAATTTTCTTCCTTCCGCCACTGTTTGCACAAATTGCTCATAGGTACTATCAATCAATTCTTGTAAAATCTTTTCTTCTTCTTCACTCAAATTTCGATCGAAAGATAGTATATCTTTATAAGGACCTGATTTGATCACCTGAAAAGAAACTCCCACTTTATCCAATAACTTCTCTAGGTTATTTCCCCTAATAATTACGCCGATACTTCCTGTAATTGTCCCCGCATTAGAAACAATATGATTTGCTCCCACCCCAATATAAATGCCACCAGAGGCAGAAATATTGCCGAAACTAGCTACGATTTTGATTTTTCCCCCTAATTTTGTCAAAGCCGAGTAAATCTCTTGAGAATCCGCTACAGTGCCTCCGGGGGAGTCGATTCTGAGCAACAATGCAGGAAATTTCTTTTCTTCTACAATTTCTAAAGCCTCTAATACTCGTTCTCTGGTTTTAGGTGCGATCGCACCAGTAATTTCAATTCGAGCAATTTGTTTTTTCGATGATGGTTTAAAAGGCCAGATCATTGTATATACTATGGATATTTTCTAAATGTAAGTTTTATCTTCAATTAGCATATCATTATAGTTAGACAATTTGACTTGAGGAAATCCGTAATTACTTATAATAGACATCTGAAACTCCAAATTGCTAAAAGAAGGGTTAAAACCTTCACTACAAACAAAGAAAAAATAGAAAAGATCATTAATCAATAGTTCATTTCTAATTCGATGGGTGTTGATAAATAAACCATAATCAGGAATTATAATTAATAAACATTATCTATATTAATCATTGTGACAGAATCATCAAATTCACTGCACCAGACTCCTCTTTATTCCTTATCCTGTAAAAGTAACGCTAAATTTACCGACTTTGCAGGGTGGGAAATGGCTTTACAATATAGCGGTTTGAAAAAAGAACATCAAGCCGTGAGAGAATCTGTAGGGATGTTCGATATTTCTCACATGGGCAAATTTAGCTTATCAGGTAAAAATGTTCGATCGAGCTTAAACTATCTTGTACCATCGGATTTAACCACTTTAGACAAAGGACAAGCCCAATATACAGTATTATTAAACCATAAAGGGGGTATTATTGACGATATTATTTTTTACTATCAAGGGAAAAACGAAGATAATATAGAGTCAGGAATTTTAATCGTTAATGCCTCCACTACCGCCAAAGATTGGGCTTGGTTAACCGAAAATCTCAAAAATCAAGATATTGAATTAAAAAACAACTCTGAAGATTTAGCCTTAATTGCCCTACAAGGAAAACAAGCCCTTAAATATCTTAATCCCTTCGTCACCGAAGACTTAACTAACCTCCCTAGTTTTGGACATCTCACCACAAATATAGACGGGGAAAAAGTTTTTATCGCGAGCACAGGTTATACTGGAGAGGATGGATTTGAAATCATGACAACTCCCTCCATGTCGCAAAAATTATGGAAGCATTTTGTCAAAAATAACGTTACTCCTTGCGGTTTAGGATGTCGTGATACCCTGCGTTTAGAAGCCTGTATGGGTTTATATGGGCAAGACATGGATGAGGAAACAACCCCCCTAGAAGCAGGGTTAGGATGGGTAGTGAATTTTAATCATGACTTCATCGGTAAGGAAGTTTTGGTGAAACAAAAACAAGAAAAGGTGAAAAAACGTTTAGTGGCGATCGAAATGCAAGGAAAATATATCGCACGTCATGATTATCCTATTATTGTAGATAATCAAATGGTAGGGAAAATTACCAGTGGTACATTATCCCCGACATTAAATAAGGCGATCGCTCTGGGTTATGTACCGTATAATTATAGTAAAATTGGGCAAAAATTAACGGTAGAAATTAGAGAAAAATTATATCCTGCGGTAGTGGTGAAAAAACCGTTTTATAAAAAGAGTTGATTCCCCCTAATCCCCCTTACTAAAGGGGGAAAAAGATGAGGGTCTGGTATAATGACAAAATTATCGTTATGGGGTACAAAAATTTTTATGACCATTTCTAAAAGTAAAACCGCCACCATCGAACTTTTAGATCAATATTTTACTACTGCCTTTTCTGCACCCGAAGGAATACCGAAGTTACGAGAGTTGATTCTTTCTTTGGCAATGCAAGGGCAACTTGTACCCCAAAACCCTGACGATAAACCCGCACGGGAATTATTAAAAGATATTCAAGCCGAAAAACAACGGTTAATCAAGGAAGGAAAGCTCAAAAAATCTGATCCTTTACCAGAAATTACCCCCGATGAAATTCCCTATGATATTCCAGACACTTGGGAATGGGTGAGATTAGGTGATATGGGAAATATTTTTAACGGTAATAGTATTAACTCAAAAATTAAAGAAACGAAATATAGAGATATTATTGGATTGCCATATATTGCAACAAAAGATGTTGGTTATGGTTTTGAAAAAGTTGATTATGAAAACGGCATTTTTATTCCAAAAAATGAGGATAAATTCAAAATTGCTCATAATGGTTCAATTTTAATCTGTTCAGAAGGAGGAAGCGCAGGAAAAAAATGCGGTCTCATTGATAGAGATATTTGTTTTGGGAATAAATTATTTGCTAATGAACCTTTTGCAAAGATTTCTTCAAAATTTATTCTTTGTATTTATTTAACTCCTTTTTTTAAAGTTTTATTTACAAATTCAATGACTGGAATAATTGGCGGTATATCCATAAATAAGTTTATAAAACTTTTAATTCCTCTACCGCCCCTAGAAGAACAAAAGAGAATAGTAGAGAGAATCGAGTCATTAATGGACAAGTGCGATCGACTTCAAGACTTCCATCAGCAAAGGGAAGCAATAAGATTAAAAATGCAACTAGCCGTAGGGGATAAACTCTTAAATGCGCCCGATAAACAGACATTTAACGAGGCTTGGCAATTCATGGCGAACAACTTTGAGACTCTCTACAGCGTCAAGGAAAACGTTAAGGAATTAAGGAAAGTCATCCTCCAATTAGCGGTAATGGGTAAATTAGTACCACAGGATACAAGAGATCGATCGGCGAGGGAGTTATTAAGGGATATTGAGGCAGAAAAGCAACGGTTAATCAAAGAAGGTAAAATTAAACCGCAAAAACCCTTACCTGCAATCACTCCTGATGAAATTCCCTATGATATTCCAGACACTTGGGAATGGGTTAGAGTAATTAATGTAGTTGATGTGGGAACTGGATCGACTCCAACTAAATCTAATTCAGAATACTATAACGGAACGATTCCTTGGTACACAAGTTCAGCAACAAATAATTTATTTGCGGAGAAACCAAACATATTTATAACAGATAAAGCGATACAGGAAACTAATTGTAAAGTATTTCCAACGGGGAGTTTGATCGTAGCTTTATATGGACAAGGAAAAACAAGAGGACAAATTAGTGAAATAATCATATCCGGAGCAACTAATCAAGCTATTGCCGCAATGATATTTTTTGAATCATCAAAAGGGATAAAAAAATATCTTAAATATTATTTCTTAAAAATTTATGATGAAATTAGAAGTCTAGCAGAAGGTGGCGCTCAGCCTAATTTAAACATTGGCAAAATAAAAAATATACCGATTCCTTTACCACCACTTGAAGAACAAAAAAGAATAGTCGAGAAAGTAGATAAAATGATGAAATTATGTGACGAATTAGAGGAAAAAATCACCGCTCAAACGGACACCCAAACAAGGCTTTTATATAGCACGATCGCGCAAATTTTACCCTAAATTTCTCTCTTATTAAGGGAGGTTAGGGGGGATCATATTTTTTATAAAAAAGGTTAAGTTCGATCGAGTTTATGAGTTAAAATCAAATAACCCAACACCATAGACTTTTTTTAATGATTATTAGTAGAATAATTAAAAGTTAGATGATACCCATTATTAAATTAGGATAAAAAAGATGATCGAAATTTGGCAAAAACCAGAAATTATTGCTTG
This window contains:
- the sppA gene encoding signal peptide peptidase SppA, whose amino-acid sequence is MIWPFKPSSKKQIARIEITGAIAPKTRERVLEALEIVEEKKFPALLLRIDSPGGTVADSQEIYSALTKLGGKIKIVASFGNISASGGIYIGVGANHIVSNAGTITGSIGVIIRGNNLEKLLDKVGVSFQVIKSGPYKDILSFDRNLSEEEEKILQELIDSTYEQFVQTVAEGRKLSVETVKSFADGRIFSGEQALKLGLVDRLGSEKDAFRWACELVKLDPDKTECHTIEQPKSFVDRVLNGRTQVKSKVGSSINWLEFELATSGQPLWLYRP
- the gcvT gene encoding glycine cleavage system aminomethyltransferase GcvT, yielding MTESSNSLHQTPLYSLSCKSNAKFTDFAGWEMALQYSGLKKEHQAVRESVGMFDISHMGKFSLSGKNVRSSLNYLVPSDLTTLDKGQAQYTVLLNHKGGIIDDIIFYYQGKNEDNIESGILIVNASTTAKDWAWLTENLKNQDIELKNNSEDLALIALQGKQALKYLNPFVTEDLTNLPSFGHLTTNIDGEKVFIASTGYTGEDGFEIMTTPSMSQKLWKHFVKNNVTPCGLGCRDTLRLEACMGLYGQDMDEETTPLEAGLGWVVNFNHDFIGKEVLVKQKQEKVKKRLVAIEMQGKYIARHDYPIIVDNQMVGKITSGTLSPTLNKAIALGYVPYNYSKIGQKLTVEIREKLYPAVVVKKPFYKKS
- a CDS encoding restriction endonuclease subunit S — protein: MTKLSLWGTKIFMTISKSKTATIELLDQYFTTAFSAPEGIPKLRELILSLAMQGQLVPQNPDDKPARELLKDIQAEKQRLIKEGKLKKSDPLPEITPDEIPYDIPDTWEWVRLGDMGNIFNGNSINSKIKETKYRDIIGLPYIATKDVGYGFEKVDYENGIFIPKNEDKFKIAHNGSILICSEGGSAGKKCGLIDRDICFGNKLFANEPFAKISSKFILCIYLTPFFKVLFTNSMTGIIGGISINKFIKLLIPLPPLEEQKRIVERIESLMDKCDRLQDFHQQREAIRLKMQLAVGDKLLNAPDKQTFNEAWQFMANNFETLYSVKENVKELRKVILQLAVMGKLVPQDTRDRSARELLRDIEAEKQRLIKEGKIKPQKPLPAITPDEIPYDIPDTWEWVRVINVVDVGTGSTPTKSNSEYYNGTIPWYTSSATNNLFAEKPNIFITDKAIQETNCKVFPTGSLIVALYGQGKTRGQISEIIISGATNQAIAAMIFFESSKGIKKYLKYYFLKIYDEIRSLAEGGAQPNLNIGKIKNIPIPLPPLEEQKRIVEKVDKMMKLCDELEEKITAQTDTQTRLLYSTIAQILP